Proteins from one Campylobacter concisus genomic window:
- a CDS encoding UPF0323 family lipoprotein — translation MKHIKKIATYAAVGGFGAIVMAGLAGCGNNNGGDENALNEVAQKNGAFVIIEESAPGVYKILEEYPSTETRVVLKDINGTERVLSKDEIDKLLAQANANIDNGTSNLTKTSDAQLSSGGLSLGETILASAAGAILGSWIGSKLFGNQNFQATRQNSYKNPSAYTRSVDSFNKQKAANSAARSSGGKSGFFGGGSKSSSSSSSFGG, via the coding sequence ATGAAACACATTAAAAAAATAGCTACTTATGCTGCGGTAGGCGGATTTGGTGCGATCGTTATGGCTGGCCTTGCTGGTTGTGGCAATAACAATGGCGGTGATGAAAACGCACTAAATGAAGTTGCACAAAAAAATGGCGCCTTTGTCATTATCGAAGAGAGCGCGCCTGGAGTTTATAAAATTTTAGAAGAGTATCCAAGTACTGAAACTAGAGTTGTGCTAAAAGATATAAACGGTACTGAGCGTGTGCTAAGCAAAGACGAGATCGATAAGCTCCTAGCTCAAGCAAACGCAAATATCGACAATGGCACTTCAAATTTAACAAAAACGAGTGACGCACAGCTAAGTAGCGGTGGGCTAAGTCTTGGTGAGACGATACTTGCCTCAGCTGCTGGCGCGATACTTGGTAGCTGGATAGGTAGCAAGCTTTTTGGAAATCAAAATTTCCAAGCTACTCGTCAAAATTCTTACAAAAATCCAAGCGCATACACAAGAAGCGTTGATAGCTTTAACAAGCAAAAGGCGGCAAATTCTGCTGCAAGAAGCAGTGGCGGCAAGAGTGGATTTTTCGGTGGTGGCTCAAAGTCAAGCTCTAGCTCATCAAGCTTTGGAGGCTGA